From Anopheles arabiensis isolate DONGOLA chromosome 3, AaraD3, whole genome shotgun sequence, a single genomic window includes:
- the LOC120902100 gene encoding neurogenic locus protein delta, with the protein MNWIYILACIYVSSQFLLLKVAGSGLFELELRYFQNEKSIDHNEKCCSEKADAQGRCIGTCKTRFRACLKHYQATIDTTSPCTFGDVITPVLEGTTLNFTAISGAKEGFTNPIRFPFEFGWPGYFTLIIEAWHDTNETTTRSPGTLISRLSIQRILEVSADWMEDSYNSSHTMIRYAFRVTCDPNYYGAGCANLCRKRDDQFGHYTCSPIGERVCLSGWLGEYCTVAQCTPGCLHGHCNKPNECICQSGWKGPLCDECEPYPGCLHGTCKKPWECICKEGWGGLFCNQDLNYCTNHKPCLNGGTCFNTGQGLYTCQCRPGYKGTECELSITSCSDHPCLHGATCTSTVDGETSIDADGRKYQCHCAKGWMGRHCEREAITCAEKPCHQGTCVDVTPSSSSSSSTSANFRCDCPPGYSGTACEIKSGECYSNYCANGGTCHVAGSSSSSSASSSIMASSQSSSSSSLSALFGSGNSNNNNDGGIGMLMCLCPDGFVGDRCEENVDDCVGNLCLNGGTCVDADNHFKCQCVPGFIGTHCEEKVDLCLTKPCANGGICTNLENDYRCQCRAGFTGKDCSADVDECHSAPCRNGGTCINRVNSYQCVCAGGYRGHSCEEESATVIQRDADMEGSEFHHHHHHPQQQQRHSGGEGVDSSSRTADGLSSGQIVLIAMFSISTPLLAFIATTIVICLKRKRQREQEKDDAEARKQNEQNASHNLSASSHHHHHHLQQQQQHQQQQQLHHQQSSSSSSTSSGALLHSSSQQQQQQQYHNGFHNHLQSSGQKRNSSNTLSNFDSSHHMIKNTWDKSINNMPSPPTTASGSGVSSSGGGGTGGCSAGGVGGSVGSAALLLSGANMDDNGCLIASAAAVGSNGAGSTGMGGVGGAAGALLYLSTSDDGQTMASCSTLQRAKSQKQLNTDPSLLLQQQQQHQNHHHSVILSQTSASSLHPSASAASVGGGTVLSSPVVSSTGTPCSNGSGKDMFDKRISVLSESGRLCHPRWNGATSAGVVGGSPSVVGPCSPPHI; encoded by the exons ATGAATTGGATTTACATCTTAGCCTGCATTTATGTATCATCACAATTTCTGCTGCTCAAG GTTGCCGGATCGGGGCTGTTTGAGCTGGAGCTACGCTACtttcaaaacgaaaaaagcatCGACCACAATGAAAAATGCTGCTCCGAAAAGGCGGATGCGCAGGGCCGCTGCATCGGTACATGTAAAACCAGGTTTCGGGCTTGCTTGAAGCACTACCAGGCCACGATCGATACAACCTCGCCCTGCACTTTCGGTGACGTCATAACGCCTGTACTGGAAGGAACGACACTGAACTTTACAGCGATCTCGGGCGCAAAGGAAGGCTTCACAAATCCGATACGATTTCCGTTTGAGTTTGGTTGGCCG GGATACTTTACACTTATCATAGAAGCGTGGCATGATACAAATGAAACAACTACTCGATCTCCAG GCACCCTCATTTCCCGTCTCTCAATTCAACGTATACTGGAAGTTTCGGCCGACTGGATGGAAGACAGTTACAACTCATCGCACACGATGATACGGTATGCGTTCCGGGTGACGTGCGATCCGAACTACTACGGTGCAGGCTGTGCCAATTTGTGCCGCAAGCGGGACGATCAATTTGGCCATTACACCTGCTCACCGATCGGTGAACGTGTTTGTCTGTCCGGCTGGCTGGGAGAATACTGTACCGTTG CCCAatgcactccgggatgccttCACGGACACTGCAACAAGCCGAACGAATGCAT TTGCCAATCGGGATGGAAAGGTCCGCTGTGCGACGAATGTGAACCGTATCCTGGCTGCCTGCACGGTACATGCAAAAAACCTTGGGAGTGCATTTGCAAAGAAGGCTGGGGAGGGCTGTTTTGCAATCAGGATCTAAACTACTGTACCAACCACAAGCCATGCCTGAACGGGGGCACCTGCTTCAATACGGGACAAGGTTTATACACGTGCCAGTGCCGTCCGGGATATAAGGGTACCGAGTGTGAGCTGAGCATCACGAGCTGCTCCGATCACCCTTGTTTGCATGGAGCCACCTGCACCTCAACAGTGGATGGCGAAACATCGATTGACGCTGACGGCCGCAAATATCAGTGCCATTGTGCGAAGGGCTGGATGGGGCGGCACTGCGAACGGGAGGCTATCACATGCGCGGAAAAACCTTGTCATCAAGGAACGTGCGTTGATGTGACGCCTTCCTCATCTTCATCGTCATCGACATCAGCTAACTTCCGCTGTGACTGCCCACCCGGATATAGCGGGACAGCGTGCGAGATCAAATCTGGCGAATGCTATTCCAACTACTGTGCCAATGGTGGTACCTGTCACGTGGCAggatcatcttcatcatcctccgcatcatcatccatcatGGCTTCTTCgcaatcatcgtcatcatcctcGTTATCGGCGCTTTTCGGATCGGGAAATAGCAACAATAATAATGACGGAGGGATTGGAATGCTAATGTGCCTCTGTCCGGATGGATTTGTTGGTGATCGCTGCGAGGAAAATGTAGACGATTGCGTCGGCAACCTGTGCTTGAATGGGGGCACGTGTGTCGATGCAGACAATCACTTTAAATGCCAGTGTGTGCCCGGATTCATAGGAACACACTGCGAGGAAAAGGTGGATCTCTGCCTCACAAAACCCTGCGCGAATGGTGGCATTTGTACGAATCTTGAAAACGATTATCGCTGCCAGTGCCGCGCAGGCTTCACCGGTAAGGATTGCAGCGCGGACGTGGACGAATGCCACTCTGCCCCGTGTCGGAACGGTGGCACGTGTATCAACAGGGTGAACAGCTAccaatgtgtttgtgctggTGGCTATCGTGGACACTCCTGCGAGGAAGAATCCGCTACCGTCATCCAACGTGATGCGGACATGGAAGGGAGTGAatttcatcatcaccaccatcatccgcaacagcaacaacggcacagtggaggagaaggagttGACTCCAGCAGTCGCACCGCGGATGGGTTGAGCAGTGGTCAAATCGTTTTAATAGCGATGTTCTCCATTTCAACACCACTGTTGGCGTTCATTGCGACTACGATCGTTATCTGTCTCAAGCGCAAGCGCCAACGGGAACAAGAAAAGGATGATGCGGAAGCGAGAAAACAGAATGAACAAAATGCTTCCCACAATCTTTCCGCATCCtcacatcaccatcatcatcacctgcaacagcagcagcaacatcagcaacagcaacagcttcACCATCaacagtcgtcgtcgtcgtcgtccacgTCTTCCGGTGCTCTGCTCCATTCATCttcgcaacagcaacaacaacaacaataccaTAATGGATTTCACAACCATCTCCAGTCCTCAGGCCAGAAGCGGAATAGTAGCAATACACTTTCAAACTTTGACAGTTCGCATCATATGATTAAAAACACGTGGGATAAGAGCATCAACAACATGCCGTCACCACCAACAACTGCAAGTGGAAGCGGCGTCAGTAGCAGTGGAGGTGGCGGAACCGGTGGTTGCAGTGCTGGTGGAGTTGGTGGAAGTGTCGGGTCCGCAGCACTTTTGCTCAGTGGAGCAAATATGGACGATAATGGCTGCCTCATTGCTTCGGCGGCAGCGGTAGGTAGCAATGGCGCTGGAAGTACTGGAATGGGTGGCGTTGGTGGTGCAGCTGGTGCATTATTGTATTTGAGCACTTCCGATGATGGACAGACGATGGCGTCCTGCTCGACATTACAACGTGCCAAATCACAGAAGCAGCTCAATACAGATCCCTCACTGTtgttacaacagcagcaacagcatcaaaatcatcatcatagtGTGATATTATCACAAACGTCGGCTTCATCTCTACATCCGTCAGCAAGCGCGGCATCGGTAGGAGGGGGCACTGTATTATCGTCGCCAGTGGTATCCTCTACGGGTACACCCTGTTCCAATGGAAGTGGGAAGGATATGTTTGACAAACGCATATCGGTTCTATCCGAATCGGGGAGATTATGTCATCCTCGGTGGAACGGTGCAACTTCAGCTGGCGTAGTGGGAGGCAGTCCTTCGGTTGTAGGACCTTGTAGTCCACCACACATTTAA
- the LOC120899644 gene encoding protein unc-79 homolog isoform X2 encodes MTGSFRIQLINMNTRNAAFQAKLRCLHDFHVRLLANQAPGPTGSEVANTIKYFSQTLLTVLKDVPCSPLEMIKDPSLDQIRMSSYPNLEYQNLYNALTMLLDVASNIQSGLHLFGKAFLQCLGCILPFLDRDLIDNLPYLTASSISVLPPSLHQDIINYLCYYILPFTITRQSDDDQECHACQSVSAVIMLVFQYSTNPAHHCQLLECLMRLKHNVAKDLLCVIGYGTAMSRASAAKLLFYYWPAFDPNLFDRKGLLCKFTNDLVPFVCQRESCPNAGNAEAVKVCYDHCISILYASDAPPPLYLCIECANEIHRDHRNLTFGDILHPMQQVSMVCENKNCRSHEKSAVSICFSNECASYNGNHPIRYCLQCHGNRHNSRRGIDHIVHRSLPPMMMMDAEMQTYLVESVISLLREAKPLNVDFRKDSSMMETKGNASGQNGGGEQQVDYLTLEERQLLGRYGIWLLVGRCTPTVDTPVEILGRLLSMLFHWFHVTAYSYDGQTESTLEKLKQDHICSWLKEVRISHYKEFIDCLLPHPPEYSRVGGHWDSLASRTSHLKEGLQRLICLIPYEIITQEIWDTVMPHWMEAITNDVPEKELIELKIVLNKILDAEMSPLGFDARAMYNFVAIRFEKTTAKVQQQALYWLQNLTKLEIVIPLPQLFAMFGDGVRIMKHGVQAEINKSKDSSRGGSSGGSGTKFAKERELQPPRRSSISPVVEDESGNTSAISDDEVPMSKCMEFSTDAEHNLTCCVLMLDILLRQMELQEIEMHSGIYTTVAENVCRLLKCMVTAANVGMGNHSCRLMDCAYCETSVMWHQLSTKLVQYLAPVNPVNPPDPPMQMVIDDEKTRKSPPELEKEAKSNERDMSLSMAPLHIPLGPLGPVPVAVPQPEPHSVGGVLVHMPHVCSVCIILTVFYLL; translated from the exons ATGACGGGGAGCTTTCGGATACAACTAATCAATATGAATACCCGAAATGCAGCTT ttcaAGCAAAGTTGCGGTGTCTACACGATTTCCACGTCCGACTGTTGGCAAACCAAGCACCGGGACCAACCGGATCGGAAGTTGCCAACACTATCAAATACTTTTCCCAAACTTTACTAA CCGTATTGAAAGATGTTCCCTGTTCACCGTTGGAAATGATTAAAGACCCATCATTGGATCAAATTCGCATGTCCAGCTATCCTAACCTGGAGTATCAAAACCTCTACAATGCACTTACCATGCTATTAGATGTGGCGTCCAACATCCAGTCTGGGTTGCACCTTTTTGGAAAGGCGTTTCTTCAGTGTTTGGGATGCATACTGCCATTTCTTGATAGAGATCTTATCGATAATCTTCCCTATCTAACTGCATCTAGCATATCTGTCCTGCCACCATCACTGCACCAGGATATCATCAACTATCTCTGTTACTATATACTTCCGTTTACCATCA CGCGCCAAAGTGACGACGATCAGGAATGCCACGCGTGCCAATCGGTATCGGCCGTCATAATGCTAGTGTTCCAGTACTCCACCAATCCAGCCCACCACTGTCAGCTACTGGAATGTTTGATGCGATTGAAGCACAACGTCGCCAAAGACCTTCTGTGTGTGATTGGGTATGGAACGGCGATGTCGCGCGCGTCTGCCGCCAAGCTGCTCTTTTACTACTGGCCCGCCTTCGATCCGAACCTGTTCGATCGGAAGGGTCTGCTCTGCAAGTTCACCAACGATCTGGTGCCATTCGTCTGCCAGCGAGAATCGTGCCCGAACGCGGGCAATGCAGAGGCTGTGAAAGTGTGCTACGATCACTGCATCAGCATTCTGTACGCGTCGGATGCGCCACCGCCACTGTATCTGTGCATCGAGTGCGCCAACGAGATACATCGCGATCATCGGAATCTTACTTTCGGCGACATTTTACATCCGATGCAGCAGGTATCGATGGTGTGCGAGAACAAA aaTTGCCGCTCGCACGAAAAATCGGCTGTATCGATCTGCTTTTCAAACGAGTGTGCCAGCTACAATGGCAACCACCCAATACGTTACTGTCTGCAGTGTCACGGCAATCGGCACAATAGCCGCCGGGGCATCGATCACATCGTTCATCGGAGCCTGccaccgatgatgatgatggatgcCGAGATGCAAACGTATCTGGTGGAGTCCGTAATCAGTCTTCTGCGCGAAGCGAAACCCCTTAACGTTGACTTTCGCAAGGACTCGTCAATGATGGAAACAAAAGGCAACGCTTCCGGACAGAATGGAGGTGGTGAGCAACAGGTCGACTATTTGACGCTCGAGGAGCGCCAACTGCTTGGACGGTACGGCATATGGCTGCTGGTGGGGCGCTGTACACCAACGGTCGATACGCCGGTGGAAATTTTGGGCCGACTGTTGTCAATGCTCTTCCACTGGTTCCACGTGACTGCATACTCATACGATGGGCAAACTGAGAGTACGCTGGAAAAGCTGAAGCAAGATCACATATGCAGCTGGCTGAAGGAAGTGCGCATCAGCCACTACAAAGAGTTTATTGATTGCTTGCTACCCCATCCACCCGAGTACTCCCGCGTCGGAGGACACTGGGATTCGTTAGCTTCGCGAACGTCCCATCTGAAGGAGGGTCTACAGcggttgatttgtttgataCCGTACGAAATCATTACGCAGGAGATCTGGGACACGGTAATGCCGCACTGGATGGAAGCAATTACGAACGATGTCCCGGAAAAGGAGCTGATCGAGCTGAAGATCGTACTGAACAAGATACTGGATGCGGAAATGTCACCGCTCGGGTTTGACGCTAGAGCTATGTACAATTTCGTAGCAATACGGTTCGAGAAGACGACAGCcaaggtgcagcagcaggcgcTCTATTGGTTGCAGAATTTGACCAAGTTGGAGATTGTCATTCCGTTACCGCAGCTCTTTGCGATGTTTGGCGACGGCGTACGTATCATGAAGCATGGAGTACAGgcagaaataaacaaatccaaagATTCCAGCCGTGGTGGATcgagcggtggcagcggtacCAAATTCGCCAAAGAAAGAGAGTTGCAACCACCTAGACGTAGTTCCATTT CTCCCGTGGTCGAGGATGAATCTGGCAACACATCGGCTATTTCTGACGACGAAGTGCCCATGAGCAAGTGCATGGAGTTTTCGACCGATGCCGAACACAATCTCACATGTTGTGTACTGATGTTAGATATTCTGTTGCGACAG ATGGAGCTTCAGGAAATTGAGATGCATTCGGGCATCTACACGACCGTGGCAGAAAACGTTTGCCGTTTGCTAAAGTGCATGGTAACAGCTGCTAATGTGGGCATGGGCAATCACAGCTGCCGGCTGATG GATTGCGCATACTGCGAAACTTCTGTCATGTGGCATCAGCTTTCGACCAAGCTGGTTCAATATCTAGCACCGGTAAATCCTGTTAACCCGCCCGAT CCCCCGATGCAGATGGTGATAGATGATGAAAAAACGCGCAAGAGCCCACCAGAATTGGAAAAGGAAGCTAAATCAAACGAACGTGACATGTCTCTATCGATGGCGCCTTTACATATACCGCTTGGGCCATTAG